In Chrysoperla carnea chromosome 2, inChrCarn1.1, whole genome shotgun sequence, the following proteins share a genomic window:
- the LOC123292080 gene encoding uncharacterized protein LOC123292080: MNRILNLLSVILCAVSSVICEQYNFTIPNGGSVKINISGLNNVIQTLLNSEVQRIQNQNTPEKQLNLGAVQAMIIITTNGHTEKHVVNSLWPNYNGQSSSSVPFQKIDEDEFGNAGNYGFYIGGNEVSFERDDTALCTRCEDETSVCEIIDQPQDGGSILLRTRNCRDNANTLSSVTKRVPNKDGLKQISKRMIEID; encoded by the exons ATGAATCGCATCTTAAATTTGTTGTCCGTGATTTTGTGTGCTGTGTCATCGGTAATTTGTGAGCAATATAATTTTACCATCC caaatgGTGGTTcagtgaaaataaatatcagTGGCTTAAATAATGTGATTCAAACTTTATTGAATTCAGAAGTACAGagaattcaaaatcaaaacacGCCAGAAAAACAACTTAATTTAGGTGCAGTTCAAGCAATGATTATAATAACTACAAATGGTCACACAg AAAAACATGTCGTAAACTCATTATGGCCCAATTATAATGGTCAATCAAGTAGTTCGGTACCATTTCAAAAGATTGATGAAG atgAGTTTGGTAACGCTGGAAATTATGGTTTTTATATTGGTGGCAATGAAGTTTCATTCGAAAGAGACGACACTGCTTTATGTACACGATGTGAAGATGAGACTTCAGTATGTGAAATAATTGATCAACCCCAAGATGGAGGAAGTATACTTTTACGAACTAGAAATTGTAGAGATAATGCAAATACTTTATCATCCGTTACGAAACGAGTTCCGAATAAAGATGGGCTGAAGCAAATTTCAAAACGTATGATCGAAATTGACTGA
- the LOC123292079 gene encoding uncharacterized protein LOC123292079, translated as MNRFLNLVSVVLCVVPSVIYAHLHFTGPNGGSVDIDINGLNNVIQTLMNSAIQRIQNPNTPVKQLNLGSIQTTIKITRNGHTEKHVVNSLWPNYNGQSSSSVPFQKIDEDDFDTAGNYGSSIDGNDNEISFERDDTALCTRCEDETSVCEIIDQPQDGGSSLLRTRNCKDDANTLSTLTKRVPNKDGLKQISKRMINID; from the exons ATGAATCGCTTCTTAAATTTGGTGTCTGTGGTTTTGTGTGTTGTGCCATCGGTAATTTACGCACATCTTCATTTCACCGGCC caaatgGTGGTTCAGTGGATATAGATATCAATGGCTTAAATAATGTGATTCAAACTTTAATGAATTCAGCGATACAAAGAATTCAAAATCCAAACACGCCAGTGAAGCAACTTAATTTGGGATCAATTCAAACAACGATTAAAATAACTAGAAATGGTCACACAG aaaaacatgtCGTAAACTCATTATGGCCCAATTATAATGGTCAATCAAGTAGTTCGGTGCCATTTCAAAAGATTGATGAAG ATGATTTTGATACGGCAGGGAACTATGGTTCTTCTATTGATGGCAAtg acaATGAAATTTCATTCGAAAGAGACGACACTGCTTTATGTACACGATGTGAAGATGAGACTTCAGTATGTGAAATAATTGATCAACCCCAAGATGGAGGAAGTTCACTTTTACGAACTAGAAATTGTAAAGATGATGCAAATACTTTATCAACCCTTACGAAACGAGTTCCGAATAAAGATGGGCTGAAGCAAATTTCAAAACGTATGATTAATATTGACTAA
- the LOC123292077 gene encoding uncharacterized protein LOC123292077 — protein sequence MYQFLIIVSLISLFSINCVHGYQGSLCRQSDNGQQIIYNGQSLSMPYFPGTTQSVIPYGYARTIVGRNVPTNPVINGQPQFLYPGMQPDIYAPQYGYKPGFNLASGFNPANNGQSLLLSALQQPMPNANLNQQQSISNIRYPTQYEYIPTNMNQNQVPIYNNQVPIYNNQVPIHNQQVPIYYNPYPGLQSQQPLKRSIDVIPMEQAYNPWSLTDDGQTGNILQNVMELNNNNNNNNTSQGDENEAVAAASENGNAVHLEYFPISEPLDFSGFKNFSLTDLFLDKGISFESDIFNICARCEEAATKCEITDKPKDENKIDRTRVCKTSAHILSSISKEIPNPNHTKENSMHTVVLA from the exons ATGtatcagtttttaattattgtgtCTTTGATTTccctattttcaataaattgtgtTCATG GCTATCAAGGGAGTCTTTGCAGACAAAGTGATAATGGACAACAGATTATTTACAACGGACAATCTTTGTCAATGCCATATTTTCCAGGAACGACACAGAGTGTGATACCATATGGCTATGCCAGAACAATTGTTGGAAGAAATGTTCCAACAAATCCTGTAATTAATGGTCAACCTCAATTCTTATACCCCGGGATGCAACCAGATATCTATGCGCCACAATATGGATATAAACCTGGATTTAATCTTGCATCTGGATTCAATCCTGCAAACAATGGACAATCCTTATTGCTTTCAGCATTGCAACAACCAATGCCAAATGCGAATCTAAATCAGCAACAATCAATATCAAATATAAGATATCCCACTCAATATGAATACATTCCCACTAATATGAATCAAAATCAAGTTccaatatataataatcaagttccaatttataataatcaagTTCCGATCCATAACCAGCAAGTTCCGATATATTACAATCCATATCCCGGCTTACAATCGCAACAACCGTTAAAGCGATCAATTGATGTAATCCCCATGGAACAAGCATATAATCCATGGTCGCTAACGGATGATGGTCAAACAG gaaatattttgcaaaatgtTATGGAAttgaataataacaacaataataataatacaagccAAG GTGATGAAAATGAGGCCGTGGCCGCCGcaagtgaaaatggaaatgcaGTACATTTGGAATACTTTCCTATTTCCGAACCACTAGATTTTTCTGGTTTCAAGAACTTTTCACTCACCGATTTGT ttcTAGACAAAGGCATTTCATTCGAAAGTGATATATTTAACATTTGCGCAAGATGTGAAGAAGCTGCAACAAAATGCGAAATAACTGATAAACCAAAAGATGAGAACAAAATTGATCGTACGAGAGTTTGTAAAACATCAGCACATATTTTATCGTCAATATCAAAGGAAATACCAAATCCAAAtcatacaaaagaaaattccaTGCATACCGTGGTACTGGCGTAG